A region from the Catellatospora sp. TT07R-123 genome encodes:
- a CDS encoding glycerol-3-phosphate dehydrogenase/oxidase: MEASAMSAQARRQALADMSARELDILVIGGGVVGAGAALDAVTRGLSVGLVEARDWASGTSSRSSKLIHGGLRYLEMLDFRLVAEALKERALLLTRICPHLVKPVKFLYPLTHRVWERPYVGAGVTLYDTMGLTTGTGRGVPHHKHLSHRRALREAPCLKKASLVGAVQYWDGQVDDARHTMMVVRTAASYGAHVANRAKVIEFLREGERVVGARVRDQLTDEVYDVRAQQVINATGVWTDETQKMADTRGQFHVRASKGIHLLVPRDRIQSRTGLILRTEKSVLFVIPWGRHWIIGTTDTDWHLDLAHPAATAGDIRYLLAHVNSVLVTKLTQEDVEGVYAGLRPLLAGESEETSKLSREHLVGHPVPGLVVVAGGKYTTYRVMGKDAVDEAVRGLDLKVPESITHEVPLVGADGYRGLWNRRHLLAQESGLHVVRIQHLLNRYGSMIHELLALIAADPELAEPLPGADDYLGAEAVYAASHEGALHVDDVLARRTRASIETWSRGVQASETVARLMGGVLGWSPDEIAEEIEVYGRRVQAERQSQQEPDDESADKVRLAAPDLG, from the coding sequence GTGGAGGCTTCAGCCATGTCCGCCCAGGCGCGCCGGCAGGCGCTGGCCGACATGTCGGCCCGGGAATTGGACATCCTGGTCATCGGCGGCGGCGTCGTCGGCGCCGGGGCCGCACTGGACGCCGTCACCCGCGGCCTGTCGGTCGGGCTCGTCGAAGCCCGCGACTGGGCCTCGGGCACGTCCAGCCGGTCCAGCAAACTCATCCACGGTGGTCTGCGCTACCTGGAGATGCTCGACTTCCGGCTGGTCGCCGAGGCGTTGAAAGAGCGGGCGCTGCTGCTCACGCGGATCTGCCCGCACCTGGTCAAGCCGGTCAAGTTCCTGTACCCGCTGACGCACCGGGTGTGGGAGCGGCCGTATGTGGGCGCGGGCGTCACGCTGTACGACACCATGGGTCTGACCACCGGGACCGGGCGCGGCGTGCCGCACCACAAGCACCTGTCGCACCGGCGGGCGCTGCGCGAGGCACCGTGTCTGAAGAAGGCTTCGCTGGTCGGGGCGGTGCAGTACTGGGACGGGCAGGTCGACGACGCCCGGCACACCATGATGGTCGTGCGGACCGCGGCCTCCTATGGGGCGCATGTCGCCAACCGGGCGAAGGTCATCGAGTTCCTGCGCGAGGGCGAGCGCGTGGTGGGGGCGCGGGTGCGCGACCAGCTCACCGATGAGGTTTACGACGTCCGGGCGCAGCAGGTCATCAATGCCACGGGGGTATGGACCGACGAGACGCAGAAGATGGCCGACACCCGGGGGCAGTTCCATGTGCGGGCGTCGAAGGGGATTCATCTGCTCGTGCCGCGGGACCGGATCCAGTCGCGGACGGGGTTGATCCTGCGGACGGAGAAGAGCGTCCTGTTCGTCATACCGTGGGGGAGGCACTGGATCATCGGGACCACCGACACGGACTGGCATCTCGACCTCGCGCACCCGGCGGCCACGGCCGGCGACATCCGGTATCTCCTTGCGCACGTGAACTCCGTGCTGGTCACGAAGCTGACGCAGGAGGACGTGGAGGGGGTGTACGCGGGGCTGCGGCCGCTGCTGGCGGGGGAGTCGGAGGAGACGAGCAAGCTGTCGCGGGAGCATCTGGTGGGGCATCCGGTGCCTGGGCTGGTCGTGGTCGCCGGTGGGAAGTACACGACGTATCGGGTGATGGGGAAGGACGCGGTCGACGAGGCGGTGCGGGGGCTGGATCTGAAGGTGCCGGAGTCGATCACGCATGAGGTGCCGCTGGTGGGGGCGGACGGGTATCGCGGTCTGTGGAACCGGCGGCATCTGCTGGCGCAGGAGTCGGGGCTGCATGTGGTGCGGATCCAGCATCTGCTGAACCGGTACGGGTCGATGATCCATGAGCTGCTGGCGTTGATCGCCGCTGACCCTGAGCTGGCGGAGCCGTTGCCGGGGGCGGATGACTATCTGGGCGCTGAGGCGGTGTATGCGGCGTCGCATGAGGGGGCGCTGCATGTGGACGACGTGCTGGCTCGGCGTACGCGGGCGTCTATCGAGACGTGGTCGCGGGGGGTGCAGGCGTCGGAGACGGTGGCCCGGCTGATGGGCGGGGTGCTGGGGTGGTCGCCGGACGAGATCGCCGAGGAGATCGAGGTGTACGGGCGGCGGGTCCAGGCGGAACGGCAGTCGCAGCAGGAGCCGGATGACGAGTCGGCGGACAAGGTACGGCTCGCGGCGCCAGACCTAGGGTAG
- the glpK gene encoding glycerol kinase GlpK, with product MADFVGAVDQGTTSTRFMIFDHGGNEVGKHQLEHKQYLPQAGWVEHNPVEIWERTSAVIKTAMAQQKIQASDLAALGITNQRETTVVWNRKTGRPFYNAIVWQDTRTDRIASALDRDGRGDVIRAKAGLPPATYFSGGKIQWILENVGGVREAAENGDALFGNTDTWVLWNLTGGVDGGVHITDVTNASRTMLMNLETLDWDDELLGFFGVPRQMLPQIRPSSDPSLYGRTRMNGPLAGEVALPASLGDQQAATVGQVCFSPGEAKNTYGTGNFMLLNTGTELVRSRSGLLTTVCYQFGDQPAVYALEGSIAVTGSAIQWLRDQLGIISGAGQSEALARQVDDNGGIYFVPAFSGLFAPYWRSDARGAIVGLSRFNTNAHLARAALEAICYQSRDVVEAMEKDSGVKLDFLKVDGGITANKLCMQLQADILGVPVSKPVVAETTALGAAYAAGLAVGFWKNTDELRQHWHEDQRWDPTWTEQQRTDGYKGWKKAVERTLNWVDVE from the coding sequence ATGGCTGACTTCGTCGGTGCGGTGGACCAGGGCACGACCAGCACCCGCTTCATGATCTTCGACCACGGTGGCAACGAGGTCGGCAAGCACCAGCTCGAACACAAGCAGTACCTGCCGCAGGCCGGCTGGGTCGAGCACAACCCGGTCGAGATCTGGGAGCGCACCAGCGCGGTGATCAAGACGGCCATGGCGCAGCAGAAGATCCAGGCCTCCGACCTCGCCGCGCTGGGCATCACCAACCAGCGCGAGACCACGGTGGTGTGGAACCGCAAGACCGGGCGCCCGTTCTACAACGCGATCGTCTGGCAGGACACCCGCACCGACCGCATCGCCTCCGCGCTCGACCGCGACGGCCGCGGCGACGTCATCCGGGCCAAGGCCGGGCTGCCGCCCGCGACCTACTTCTCCGGCGGCAAGATCCAGTGGATCCTGGAGAACGTCGGCGGCGTACGCGAAGCCGCCGAGAACGGCGACGCCCTGTTCGGCAACACCGACACCTGGGTGCTGTGGAACCTCACCGGCGGCGTCGACGGCGGCGTGCACATCACCGACGTCACCAACGCCAGCCGCACCATGCTGATGAACCTGGAGACCCTCGACTGGGACGACGAGCTGCTCGGCTTCTTCGGCGTACCGCGCCAGATGCTGCCGCAGATCCGCCCGTCGTCCGACCCGAGCCTCTACGGCAGGACCAGGATGAACGGCCCGTTGGCGGGCGAGGTGGCGCTGCCTGCCTCCCTCGGCGACCAGCAGGCCGCCACCGTCGGGCAGGTGTGCTTCAGCCCCGGCGAGGCCAAGAACACCTACGGCACCGGCAACTTCATGCTGCTCAACACCGGCACCGAACTCGTCCGGTCCAGGAGCGGCCTGCTGACGACCGTCTGCTACCAGTTCGGCGACCAGCCCGCCGTGTACGCCCTCGAAGGGTCCATCGCCGTCACCGGCTCGGCCATCCAGTGGCTGCGCGACCAGCTCGGCATCATCAGCGGCGCCGGGCAGAGCGAAGCCCTGGCCCGCCAGGTCGACGACAACGGCGGCATCTACTTCGTGCCCGCGTTCTCCGGCCTGTTCGCACCGTACTGGCGCTCCGACGCCCGCGGCGCGATCGTCGGGCTGTCCCGCTTCAACACCAACGCCCACCTGGCCCGCGCCGCCCTGGAAGCCATCTGCTACCAGTCGCGCGACGTCGTCGAGGCGATGGAGAAGGACTCCGGCGTCAAGCTCGACTTCCTCAAGGTCGACGGCGGCATCACGGCGAACAAGCTGTGCATGCAGCTACAGGCTGACATCCTGGGAGTGCCGGTCAGCAAGCCGGTGGTCGCCGAGACGACCGCGCTCGGCGCGGCGTACGCGGCCGGGCTCGCCGTCGGGTTCTGGAAGAACACCGACGAGCTGCGCCAGCACTGGCACGAGGACCAGCGCTGGGACCCGACCTGGACCGAGCAGCAGCGCACCGACGGCTACAAGGGCTGGAAGAAGGCGGTGGAGCGGACGCTGAACTGGGTCGACGTCGAGTGA
- a CDS encoding MIP/aquaporin family protein produces the protein MAESKTSCIWREMSAEFAGTMILILFGVGVVAQVVAGGLGDHDSIAWAWGLGVTLGVYTAARISGAHLNPAVTLALAAFKGFPWRKVVPYWVAQLLGAFVAALIVRWNYSEVLNKVDPDHTIKTQGVFSTLPGNGSLPIGTWGAFRDQIIGTAILLFLILALTDVLNLPPLANLAPFVIGLLVVAIGMAWGTAAGYAINPARDLGPRVASYLTGYDTAFRDQYGHLYFWVPILGPFIGGLLGAWLYHLLIGRHLTPEAAVEGTPTGTVALDATSSPPVTSEGESEGKNEPDK, from the coding sequence ATGGCGGAATCGAAGACCAGTTGCATCTGGCGCGAGATGAGCGCCGAGTTCGCCGGCACCATGATCCTGATCCTGTTCGGCGTCGGTGTGGTGGCCCAGGTCGTCGCCGGTGGACTCGGCGACCACGACAGCATCGCCTGGGCGTGGGGTCTGGGCGTGACGCTCGGCGTCTACACCGCGGCGCGCATCAGCGGCGCGCACCTCAACCCGGCGGTCACCCTGGCGCTGGCGGCATTCAAAGGATTCCCCTGGCGCAAGGTCGTGCCGTACTGGGTGGCGCAACTGCTCGGGGCGTTCGTCGCGGCGCTGATCGTACGGTGGAACTACAGCGAGGTGCTGAACAAGGTCGACCCCGACCACACCATCAAGACGCAGGGGGTCTTCTCCACCCTGCCCGGCAACGGCTCGCTGCCGATCGGCACCTGGGGCGCCTTCCGCGACCAGATCATCGGCACGGCCATCCTGCTGTTCCTGATCCTGGCGCTGACCGACGTGCTCAACCTGCCGCCGCTGGCCAACCTCGCCCCGTTCGTCATCGGCCTGCTGGTGGTCGCGATCGGCATGGCCTGGGGCACCGCCGCCGGATACGCGATCAACCCGGCCCGCGACCTCGGGCCCCGGGTCGCCTCCTACCTGACGGGTTACGACACCGCCTTCAGAGACCAGTACGGGCACCTCTACTTCTGGGTGCCCATCCTCGGCCCGTTCATCGGCGGACTGCTGGGCGCGTGGCTGTACCACCTGCTGATCGGACGGCACCTGACGCCGGAGGCCGCGGTCGAGGGCACCCCGACCGGAACCGTGGCGCTGGACGCCACGAGCTCCCCGCCGGTTACCTCGGAAGGCGAAAGCGAGGGCAAAAACGAGCCGGATAAGTGA
- a CDS encoding putative PEP-binding protein: MTGDGTVYTGTPGAAGVAVGRLHLLAPAAPGVDAPDVAGPDKLRAAFDAVAAGLRDRAAAIRAAAEGDGAARPGVGEAGQAADILEAVALIADDPDLRAAAAAECAAGERADRAVVEAAAQYAELLARLDDPTLAARAADVRLVGQRVVQELRGGARALPDGPVLLAAAELGADDLLDPQADVLGGVSSRGGPNAHVAIVARALGVPLLFGVDLPAADEGAEAVLDGGAGVLTVRPGAAVLAAALAAAESARQRRRRLAGQRDRPAVTADGQPVTLLVNVSTAADAEAGLAAGAAGAGLIRTELPFLQAARWPTRAEHVAALRPVLAALAGRTATVRVLDFAPDKLPPFLAAAALAHRGLQLLLAHPVAFADQLAAILDTGADTRLKIMVPMVASADELVRCRELLVEVAGEHGAGVPPLGAMIELPQAVRDIDAIAAAADFLSIGSNDLTAALLGLDRRDPALTPARAAEPPVLDAIARVVAAGARHGRDVSVCGDAAGDPAVVPALLAAGCRILSAAPTALDEVRAAVRDTTLTPSGHG; encoded by the coding sequence ATGACCGGCGACGGCACCGTCTACACCGGCACTCCCGGCGCGGCCGGGGTGGCGGTCGGGCGGCTGCACCTGCTGGCGCCCGCCGCGCCGGGCGTGGACGCGCCGGACGTGGCCGGGCCGGACAAGCTGCGGGCGGCGTTCGACGCTGTCGCGGCCGGGCTGCGTGACCGCGCGGCGGCCATCCGCGCCGCCGCCGAGGGCGACGGGGCGGCGCGGCCGGGGGTCGGTGAGGCCGGGCAGGCCGCCGACATCCTGGAGGCGGTCGCGCTGATCGCCGACGACCCGGACCTGCGGGCGGCCGCGGCGGCCGAGTGTGCGGCGGGCGAGCGTGCCGACCGGGCCGTGGTGGAGGCTGCCGCCCAGTACGCGGAGCTGCTGGCGCGGCTGGACGACCCGACCCTGGCCGCGCGCGCCGCCGACGTCCGGCTGGTCGGGCAGCGGGTGGTGCAGGAGCTGCGCGGCGGGGCGCGGGCGCTGCCGGACGGGCCGGTGCTGCTGGCCGCCGCCGAGCTGGGCGCCGACGACCTGCTCGACCCGCAGGCCGACGTGCTGGGCGGGGTGTCGTCGCGGGGCGGCCCGAACGCGCACGTCGCGATCGTGGCGCGGGCGCTGGGCGTGCCGCTGCTGTTCGGGGTGGACCTGCCCGCCGCCGACGAGGGTGCTGAGGCGGTGCTCGACGGCGGCGCGGGCGTCCTGACCGTACGGCCCGGGGCGGCGGTGCTGGCGGCGGCGCTGGCGGCGGCCGAGTCGGCGCGGCAGCGGCGCCGGCGGCTGGCGGGGCAGCGGGACCGGCCCGCCGTCACCGCCGACGGGCAGCCGGTGACGCTGCTGGTCAACGTGTCGACGGCCGCCGACGCCGAGGCGGGGCTCGCGGCGGGCGCGGCCGGGGCGGGACTGATCCGCACCGAGCTGCCGTTCCTCCAGGCGGCCCGGTGGCCCACCCGGGCCGAGCACGTGGCGGCGCTGCGGCCGGTGCTGGCGGCGCTGGCGGGACGGACGGCGACCGTACGGGTGCTGGACTTCGCGCCGGACAAGCTGCCGCCGTTCTTGGCGGCGGCGGCGCTGGCGCACCGGGGCCTGCAACTGCTGCTGGCGCACCCGGTCGCGTTCGCCGACCAGCTGGCGGCGATCCTGGACACCGGTGCCGACACCCGGCTGAAGATCATGGTGCCGATGGTGGCGTCCGCCGACGAGCTGGTCCGGTGCCGCGAGCTGCTGGTCGAGGTCGCGGGTGAGCACGGGGCCGGGGTGCCGCCGCTGGGGGCGATGATCGAGCTGCCGCAGGCCGTACGCGACATCGACGCCATCGCCGCGGCGGCCGACTTCCTGTCCATCGGCAGCAACGACCTCACCGCCGCGCTGCTGGGCCTGGACCGGCGCGACCCGGCGCTGACCCCGGCCCGTGCCGCCGAGCCGCCGGTGCTGGACGCGATCGCGCGGGTGGTCGCGGCGGGGGCGCGGCACGGCCGGGACGTGTCGGTGTGCGGGGACGCCGCCGGGGACCCGGCGGTGGTCCCGGCGCTGCTGGCGGCCGGGTGCCGGATCCTGTCGGCGGCGCCGACGGCGCTGGACGAGGTGCGGGCGGCGGTTCGTGACACGACGCTGACGCCGTCCGGCCACGGCTGA
- the dhaL gene encoding dihydroxyacetone kinase subunit DhaL — MDASQARAWLYAVADVIAAQAEQLTRLDAAIGDSDHGVNMNRGFTAVRQALAAAPADGVRGVFTLAGSTLVSRVGGASGPLFGSALRALGKALPEEGDADTAELAQGLRAGLDAVCKLGGAAPGDKTIVDAYAPAVDAFELAAQAHSGDRDGGLAAAARAAADAAQQGMRDTIPLQARRGRASYLGERSVGHQDPGATSTWLIFQALAETVSARP; from the coding sequence GTGGACGCCTCCCAGGCGCGGGCCTGGCTGTACGCGGTCGCCGACGTGATCGCGGCCCAGGCGGAGCAGCTGACCCGGCTCGACGCCGCGATCGGGGACTCCGACCACGGCGTCAACATGAACCGGGGCTTCACCGCGGTGCGCCAGGCGCTGGCCGCGGCGCCGGCCGACGGGGTGCGCGGGGTGTTCACGCTGGCCGGGTCGACCCTGGTGTCGCGGGTCGGCGGGGCGTCCGGGCCGCTGTTCGGCAGCGCGCTGCGGGCGCTGGGCAAGGCCCTGCCGGAGGAGGGCGACGCCGACACCGCCGAGCTGGCCCAGGGCCTGCGGGCCGGACTGGACGCGGTGTGCAAGCTGGGCGGGGCGGCGCCGGGCGACAAGACCATCGTGGATGCGTACGCCCCGGCGGTGGACGCGTTCGAGCTGGCCGCGCAGGCGCACTCCGGCGACCGCGACGGCGGCCTGGCCGCGGCCGCGCGGGCGGCCGCCGACGCGGCCCAGCAGGGCATGCGTGACACCATCCCGTTGCAGGCGCGGCGCGGCCGTGCCTCCTACCTGGGCGAGCGCAGCGTGGGGCACCAGGACCCGGGGGCGACCTCGACCTGGTTGATCTTCCAGGCGCTGGCCGAGACCGTCTCCGCCCGGCCATGA
- the dhaK gene encoding dihydroxyacetone kinase subunit DhaK, with protein sequence MKKFINHPDAVVREALVGLAAAHPDLRVDLDGQYVVRAGAPLAGKVGLVSGGGSGHEPMHAGFVGLGMLDAACPGEVFTSPVPDQILAASKAVDGGAGVVHIVKNYTGDVMNFQLAAEMAGDEGIDVQTILVNDDVAVEDSTWTAGRRGTGATMLVEKIAGALAETGASAVAVAEVGTRVNEASGSFAIALTACTTPSAGRPGFDLPEDEMEVGVGIHGEPGRRREKLRPARDIAAMSLEAIMAAKPVSAGEDVIVLMNGLGGTPLIELYLLYGEVAGMLESAGVRIARNLVGNYVTSLDMAGMSLTVCRADPQLLQLWDAPVRTPALRWGV encoded by the coding sequence GTGAAGAAGTTCATCAACCATCCCGACGCGGTCGTCCGGGAGGCGCTGGTCGGCCTGGCCGCCGCCCACCCCGACCTGCGGGTCGACCTCGACGGGCAGTACGTGGTCCGCGCCGGGGCCCCGCTCGCGGGCAAGGTCGGGCTGGTCTCCGGCGGCGGGTCCGGGCACGAACCGATGCACGCCGGGTTCGTCGGCCTGGGCATGCTCGACGCGGCCTGCCCGGGGGAGGTGTTCACCTCGCCGGTGCCCGACCAGATCCTCGCGGCGAGCAAGGCCGTCGACGGCGGTGCGGGCGTGGTCCACATCGTGAAGAACTACACCGGCGACGTGATGAACTTCCAGCTCGCGGCCGAGATGGCCGGCGACGAGGGCATCGACGTGCAGACGATCCTGGTCAACGACGACGTGGCGGTGGAGGACTCCACCTGGACCGCCGGGCGGCGCGGCACCGGCGCCACGATGCTGGTCGAGAAGATCGCCGGGGCGCTGGCCGAGACCGGTGCGAGCGCGGTGGCGGTGGCCGAGGTCGGCACGCGGGTCAACGAGGCCAGCGGGTCGTTCGCGATCGCGCTGACGGCCTGCACGACCCCGTCGGCGGGGCGGCCGGGGTTCGACCTGCCCGAGGACGAGATGGAGGTCGGGGTCGGCATCCACGGCGAGCCGGGGCGGCGGCGCGAGAAGCTGCGCCCGGCGCGCGACATCGCGGCCATGTCGCTGGAGGCGATCATGGCGGCCAAGCCGGTGTCGGCGGGCGAGGACGTGATCGTGCTGATGAACGGCCTGGGCGGCACCCCGCTGATCGAGCTGTACCTGCTCTACGGCGAGGTCGCCGGGATGCTGGAGTCGGCCGGGGTGCGCATCGCGCGCAACCTGGTCGGCAACTACGTGACCAGCCTCGACATGGCGGGCATGTCGCTGACGGTGTGCCGGGCCGACCCGCAGCTGCTCCAGCTGTGGGACGCGCCGGTGCGCACCCCGGCGCTGCGCTGGGGGGTATGA
- the dhaM gene encoding dihydroxyacetone kinase phosphoryl donor subunit DhaM has protein sequence MTSTVSIVLISHSALLVAGVRELLRQVAGDGVGVYTAGGTEDGGLGTGYNLVRTAIDDADDALGVVIIPDLGSSVLTARAVLDDEPRDKVVLVDAPFVEGALAAAVIAATGADLDTVVAAAREAWDARKL, from the coding sequence ATGACCAGCACTGTGAGCATCGTGCTCATCTCCCACAGCGCGCTGCTGGTGGCGGGCGTACGGGAACTGCTGCGCCAGGTCGCCGGGGACGGCGTGGGCGTCTACACCGCCGGGGGCACCGAGGACGGCGGCCTGGGCACCGGCTACAACCTGGTGCGCACCGCGATCGACGACGCCGACGACGCGCTCGGGGTGGTGATCATCCCGGATCTGGGCAGCTCGGTGCTGACCGCCCGCGCGGTGCTCGACGACGAGCCGCGCGACAAGGTGGTGCTGGTCGACGCGCCGTTCGTGGAGGGCGCCCTGGCCGCCGCGGTCATCGCCGCCACCGGCGCCGATCTGGACACCGTGGTCGCCGCGGCACGGGAGGCCTGGGATGCCCGAAAGCTGTGA
- a CDS encoding HPr family phosphocarrier protein, which produces MPESCEAELVLPAHLHARPAGRVVAAAARFGADVEIIFAGRTAPARGVLALMALGATAGQTVTVRATGDDAPAALTAVLDALTAE; this is translated from the coding sequence ATGCCCGAAAGCTGTGAGGCCGAGCTCGTGCTGCCCGCCCACCTGCACGCCCGGCCCGCCGGGCGGGTGGTCGCGGCGGCGGCCCGCTTCGGCGCCGACGTCGAGATCATCTTCGCCGGGCGTACGGCCCCCGCCCGCGGCGTGCTCGCCCTCATGGCCCTGGGCGCCACCGCCGGCCAGACCGTCACCGTCCGCGCCACCGGCGACGACGCCCCCGCCGCCCTGACGGCGGTCCTCGACGCCCTCACGGCGGAGTGA